In Paraburkholderia terrae, the DNA window CCGCTTCACGCACCCGCGTTGCGGCACGTCATGCCAGATATTCCTACGCCACCCAGGTGGCAAACTGTGTGTAGGCCGTAGCACCTCACACGCCTCACTTCGGACCGATTGCGCACGTGTCCCACCATGTAAGAGCGCTAACGTGTACGCCGCGACAACCTACACACAGTTTGCCACCTGGGCGGCAGATACCATTCGCTGCCGCTTGCCCTTGTTCGGGTGTTTGAAGTGGGTGAGGCGCTCATTCGAAGCGTTGGCAACGAACGCGAACAGAAATGCTGCCGTGTGAAGCGTAAGACCCTGTGGGGGCCCTCAGGCAATGAGAGATGTTGGCGGTGTGAGCCGCTTTCTTTTGCCTACTTTTCTTTGCGGCGGCAAAGAAAAGTAGGTGCCGCCCCGCACAGGGGCGACGCGTGAAGCACGCTAACGAATCGCGGATGCCAGCGCAAACACAAGACAAACCACACCAGCGTCGCAGACAAAAAAACAAACCTCAATACGCCTCAACCATCAAAGCATCGAGCTTAAACGACCCATCTTCCTGAACAGCGAAGTACTCGCGAACTTCATCCGGAGCGGAAGCCCAGATAGACCGAATCGCAACAACCCGCGCTTCAGGCGTCCTCATCCTTGCGACCCACGAAGCAAACTCGATATCGAGCCGCCAGCGCTCCCGCACCACAGCCTCAAACCCTGCGGCAGCAAAAAACGCAACCCACTCATCCGCACGATAGTCACGAATATGCGACCCATCGCGCAGCACTTCGACAGCCTGAAGATGCGTATCGAGCAACGGATGCTCGCTCCCGGCAATATCGATGAACATCACACGCCCGCCGGGCTTCAAAGCCCGCCGCACTTCGGCGAGCGCCAACGGCACATCGTGCCAGTGATGCGCGCTCATCCGGCTGACGACCCAGTCAAACGAAGCATCGTCGAACGGTAATTTCTCAGCCGCGCCCTGCTGCGTCCGGATATTCGACAACCCGCGCTCAACAGCAGCCGCGGCCACGGTAGCCAGCATCTGCGGCGCAATGTCGTAGGCCACAACAGATCCAGCAGAAGCCGCAACCGCAAAACTCGCATGCCCCGCCCCGCACCCCATATCGAGCACCGCCGCACCCGGCGTCGCCGCAACAGCAGCCGCCAGCGTCTGCAAATCCGCGCCCG includes these proteins:
- a CDS encoding class I SAM-dependent methyltransferase yields the protein MKHHDQVADAFGSTAASYLTSQVHATGADLQTLAAAVAATPGAAVLDMGCGAGHASFAVAASAGSVVAYDIAPQMLATVAAAAVERGLSNIRTQQGAAEKLPFDDASFDWVVSRMSAHHWHDVPLALAEVRRALKPGGRVMFIDIAGSEHPLLDTHLQAVEVLRDGSHIRDYRADEWVAFFAAAGFEAVVRERWRLDIEFASWVARMRTPEARVVAIRSIWASAPDEVREYFAVQEDGSFKLDALMVEAY